From Agromyces sp. SYSU T00194, a single genomic window includes:
- the thrC gene encoding threonine synthase → MEQPTPKPNSRQWRGVIREYADRLDVSDATPIITLGEGGTPLIPAEALARRTGANVFVKFEGMNPTGSFKDRGMTMAVSKAVEHGAKVVICASTGNTSASAAAYATHAGISSAVLVPEGKIAMGKLAQAIAHGAELLQVQGNFDDCLDIARDLSANYPVHLVNSVNNDRIEGQKTAAFEVVEALGDAPDFHIVPVGNAGNYTAYHRGYREELERGESTRLPRMFGFQAAGSAPIVRGEPVRDPDTIASAIRIGNPASWELALAARDDSDGYFGAISDEKILEAHRILSAEVGVFVEPASAISVAGLLERAESGAIPAGATVVLTVTGHGLKDPQWALRAADGSDVQPTVVPVDIAAIADVLGLAS, encoded by the coding sequence GTGGAACAGCCCACTCCGAAGCCGAACTCCCGCCAGTGGCGCGGGGTCATCCGCGAGTACGCGGACCGGCTGGACGTCTCGGATGCCACCCCGATCATCACCCTCGGCGAGGGCGGCACGCCGCTCATCCCCGCGGAGGCGCTCGCCCGTCGCACCGGAGCGAACGTCTTCGTGAAGTTCGAGGGCATGAACCCGACGGGCTCGTTCAAGGACCGCGGCATGACGATGGCCGTGTCCAAGGCCGTCGAGCACGGTGCGAAGGTCGTCATCTGCGCGTCGACCGGCAACACGTCGGCCAGCGCCGCGGCCTACGCGACCCACGCCGGCATCTCGTCGGCCGTGCTCGTGCCCGAGGGCAAGATCGCCATGGGCAAGCTCGCCCAGGCCATCGCGCACGGTGCCGAACTGCTGCAGGTGCAGGGCAACTTCGACGACTGCCTCGACATCGCGCGGGACCTGTCGGCGAACTACCCGGTGCACCTCGTGAACTCGGTGAACAACGACCGCATCGAGGGCCAGAAGACCGCGGCGTTCGAGGTCGTCGAGGCACTCGGCGACGCGCCCGACTTCCACATCGTTCCCGTGGGCAACGCCGGCAACTACACGGCGTACCACCGCGGGTACCGCGAGGAGCTCGAGCGCGGCGAGTCGACCAGGCTGCCGCGCATGTTCGGCTTCCAGGCCGCCGGCTCCGCGCCGATCGTGCGCGGCGAGCCGGTGCGCGACCCCGACACGATCGCCAGCGCGATCCGCATCGGCAACCCGGCGTCGTGGGAGCTCGCCCTGGCCGCGCGCGACGACAGCGACGGCTACTTCGGCGCGATCAGCGACGAGAAGATTCTCGAGGCGCACCGCATCCTCTCGGCGGAGGTCGGCGTGTTCGTGGAGCCCGCATCGGCGATCAGCGTCGCCGGCCTCCTGGAGCGCGCCGAGTCCGGCGCCATCCCCGCGGGTGCGACCGTCGTGCTCACGGTGACCGGCCACGGCCTGAAGGACCCGCAGTGGGCGCTCCGCGCGGCCGACGGCTCCGACGTGCAGCCGACCGTCGTCCCCGTTGACATCGCCGCGATCGCCGACGTGCTCGGATTGGCATCATGA
- the thrB gene encoding homoserine kinase: MTEAVVGGLRALELEPGTTVHVKVPATTANLGPGFDTLGLGLALYDDLDITVLDHPGLEIEVEGVGAGEVPLDESHLVVRSMAHSLATQGYALPPIRLHAHNTIPHSRGLGSSGAAVVAGVMAAKGLLEGVVDLDSDTLLALATDLEGHPDNVAPALFGGLTIAWTTERGPQHKKLIVHRGVSPLVLVPEHVMSTALARSLQPKSVPHEDAVFNLSRSALLVAALTQSPELLLAATEDKLHQSYRASAMPETERLIRVLRDAGHAAVVSGAGPSILVLASNPAERLDAAALVEREADSPWQALMPAVDFRGATAAAAD, encoded by the coding sequence ATGACCGAGGCCGTGGTCGGCGGCCTGCGGGCCCTGGAGCTGGAACCGGGCACCACGGTGCACGTGAAGGTGCCGGCGACCACCGCGAACCTCGGTCCCGGGTTCGACACCCTCGGCCTGGGCCTCGCCCTCTACGACGACCTCGACATCACGGTGCTCGACCACCCGGGCCTGGAGATCGAGGTCGAGGGCGTCGGCGCGGGGGAGGTGCCGCTCGACGAGTCGCACCTGGTGGTGCGCTCGATGGCGCACAGCCTCGCCACGCAGGGCTACGCCCTGCCGCCGATCCGGCTGCACGCGCACAACACGATCCCGCACAGCCGGGGACTCGGGTCCTCGGGGGCCGCGGTGGTCGCGGGCGTGATGGCGGCCAAGGGGCTGCTCGAGGGGGTCGTCGACCTCGACTCGGACACCCTGCTCGCACTCGCCACCGACCTCGAGGGCCACCCCGACAACGTCGCCCCGGCACTGTTCGGCGGCCTGACCATCGCCTGGACGACCGAGCGCGGCCCGCAGCACAAGAAGCTGATCGTGCACCGCGGCGTGTCGCCGCTCGTCCTCGTGCCCGAGCACGTCATGTCGACGGCGCTCGCCCGCTCGCTCCAGCCGAAGTCCGTGCCCCACGAGGACGCGGTGTTCAACCTGTCGCGCTCGGCCCTGCTGGTCGCGGCGCTCACCCAGAGCCCCGAGCTGCTGCTCGCGGCCACCGAGGACAAGCTCCACCAGAGCTATCGCGCCTCGGCGATGCCGGAGACGGAGCGCCTCATCCGGGTGCTCCGCGACGCCGGCCACGCCGCCGTCGTCTCCGGCGCCGGCCCATCGATCCTGGTGCTCGCGAGCAACCCCGCCGAGCGCCTCGACGCCGCCGCGCTGGTCGAGCGCGAAGCCGACTCGCCGTGGCAGGCGCTCATGCCCGCGGTGGACTTCCGCGGCGCGACCGCGGCCGCCGCAGACTGA
- the rho gene encoding transcription termination factor Rho, with the protein MTNATEHATGVSNGAPLSGLKVAELQQLASDLGIAGANKLRKGELVEAISDRRGAGEGAPKRAPRRASSSGTAAGAHVNAGDTGLDSLVPQDAAAREQAPANGAGSTEPESTGSDATGSDATGSDRKGSDRKGSGRKGSDATDSEAAGAESTGSDAKGSDAKDSDAKGSDAGEGQQRQGRSRNRNRNRNRGGDQQGQQGEKPEGKDDDSADDRGNGGRNAQGGKGQGGNGRQKQQDDGQDDDRRGGQQKGQQQGQGGRDDEQGGRRSRYRDRKRRGTGGGDEVEPEILDDDVLVPVAGILDVLDNYAFVRTTGYLPGPSDVYVSLGQVKKYHLRKGDAVVGAIKQPREGEGNSRQKYNALVKVDSINGQAPDASGERVDFQKLTPLYPQDRLRLETEPTKLTQRIIDLVAPIGKGQRGLIVAPPKAGKTIVLQQIANAISQNNPEVHLMVVLVDERPEEVTDMQRTVKGEVIASTFDRPAEDHTTVAELAIERAKRLVELGHDVVVLLDSITRLGRAYNLAAPASGRILSGGVDASALYPPKRFFGAARNIENGGSLTILATALVETGSKMDEVIFEEFKGTGNSELRLSRQLADKRIFPAVDVNASSTRREEMLLSNDEVKITWKLRRALAGLEPQQALEAVLGRLKETQSNTEFLLLMQKSAPVAGNGHGEAHRHGHENDHR; encoded by the coding sequence GTGACCAACGCAACCGAACACGCCACCGGCGTGTCCAACGGCGCCCCCCTGTCCGGTCTCAAGGTCGCGGAGCTCCAGCAGCTCGCATCCGACCTCGGCATCGCGGGCGCGAACAAGCTCCGCAAGGGCGAGCTCGTCGAGGCGATCTCCGACCGCCGCGGTGCAGGCGAGGGCGCCCCCAAGCGCGCGCCGCGCCGCGCGTCGAGCTCCGGCACCGCCGCCGGGGCCCACGTGAACGCCGGCGACACGGGCCTCGACAGCCTCGTGCCGCAGGACGCCGCCGCCCGCGAGCAGGCGCCCGCGAACGGCGCCGGCTCGACGGAGCCGGAATCGACGGGCTCCGATGCGACGGGCTCCGACGCGACGGGCTCCGACCGGAAGGGCTCCGATCGGAAGGGCTCCGGCCGGAAGGGCTCCGACGCGACGGACTCGGAGGCCGCGGGCGCCGAGTCGACCGGCTCGGATGCGAAGGGCTCGGACGCGAAGGACTCGGACGCCAAGGGCTCCGACGCCGGCGAGGGCCAGCAGCGCCAGGGCCGCAGCCGCAACCGCAACCGCAACCGCAACCGCGGCGGCGACCAGCAGGGCCAGCAGGGCGAGAAGCCCGAGGGCAAGGACGACGATTCCGCGGACGACCGCGGCAACGGCGGCAGGAACGCCCAGGGCGGCAAGGGCCAGGGCGGCAACGGCCGGCAGAAGCAGCAGGACGACGGCCAGGACGACGACCGCCGCGGCGGCCAGCAGAAGGGCCAGCAGCAGGGCCAGGGCGGCCGCGACGACGAGCAGGGCGGCCGGCGCAGCCGGTACCGCGACCGCAAGCGTCGCGGTACGGGGGGCGGCGACGAGGTCGAGCCCGAGATCCTCGACGACGACGTGCTGGTTCCGGTCGCGGGCATCCTCGACGTCCTCGACAACTACGCGTTCGTGCGCACCACGGGCTACCTGCCCGGCCCGAGCGACGTGTACGTCTCCCTCGGCCAGGTGAAGAAGTACCACCTGCGCAAGGGCGACGCGGTCGTCGGCGCCATCAAGCAGCCGCGCGAGGGCGAGGGCAACAGCCGCCAGAAGTACAACGCGCTGGTGAAGGTCGACTCGATCAACGGCCAGGCACCGGATGCCTCGGGCGAGCGCGTCGACTTCCAGAAGCTGACCCCGCTCTACCCGCAGGACCGCCTGCGCCTGGAGACCGAGCCGACGAAGCTCACCCAGCGCATCATCGACCTGGTCGCGCCGATCGGCAAGGGCCAGCGTGGGCTGATCGTGGCGCCGCCGAAGGCGGGCAAGACGATCGTGCTGCAGCAGATCGCGAACGCGATCTCGCAGAACAACCCCGAGGTCCACCTCATGGTCGTGCTCGTCGACGAGCGCCCCGAGGAGGTCACCGACATGCAGCGCACGGTCAAGGGCGAGGTCATCGCCTCGACCTTCGACCGCCCCGCGGAGGACCACACGACGGTCGCGGAACTCGCGATCGAGCGTGCGAAGCGCCTCGTCGAGCTCGGCCACGACGTCGTCGTGCTGCTCGACTCGATCACCCGCCTCGGCCGCGCGTACAACCTCGCGGCGCCGGCCTCCGGCCGCATCCTGTCGGGCGGCGTCGACGCGAGCGCGCTCTACCCGCCGAAGCGCTTCTTCGGTGCTGCGCGCAACATCGAGAACGGCGGCTCGCTCACCATCCTCGCCACGGCGCTCGTCGAGACGGGCTCGAAGATGGACGAGGTGATCTTCGAGGAGTTCAAGGGCACCGGCAACTCGGAGCTGCGCCTGTCGCGCCAGCTCGCCGACAAGCGCATCTTCCCGGCGGTCGACGTCAACGCGTCGTCCACCCGCCGCGAGGAGATGCTGCTCTCCAACGACGAGGTCAAGATCACCTGGAAGCTGCGTCGTGCGCTCGCCGGGCTCGAGCCGCAGCAGGCCCTCGAGGCGGTGCTCGGCCGGCTCAAGGAGACCCAGTCGAACACCGAGTTCCTGCTGCTGATGCAGAAGTCGGCTCCGGTCGCGGGCAACGGGCACGGCGAGGCCCACCGCCACGGCCACGAGAACGACCACCGCTGA
- the prfA gene encoding peptide chain release factor 1, giving the protein MFESVQALRAEHGQLQEELADPALHADPARSRKVNRRYAELSRIVAAHDAFTQAGDDLAAARELAAEDEAFAEEVPGLEAQVAEAQEHLRRLLIPRDPDDGRDVIMEIKGGEGGAESALFAADLLRMYLQYAASKGWKTELLEHDESDLGGYKNVQVAIKSNATDPSEGVWAHLKYEGGVHRVQRVPVTEAQGRIHTSTTGVLVFPEVDEPEEVDLNQNDLKIDVYRSSGPGGQSVNTTDSAVRITHLPTGIVVSMQNEKSQLQNREAAMRVLRARLLARQQEELAAAASDARKSQIRSMDRSERIRTYNFPENRIADHRTGYKAYNLDHVMNGALDPVIESAVQADEEARLAQIGDES; this is encoded by the coding sequence GTGTTCGAGTCCGTCCAGGCGCTGCGCGCCGAGCACGGCCAGCTCCAGGAAGAGCTGGCCGACCCGGCGCTGCACGCCGACCCCGCGCGTTCGCGCAAGGTCAACCGGCGCTACGCCGAACTCAGCCGCATCGTCGCCGCGCACGACGCGTTCACCCAGGCGGGCGACGACCTCGCCGCGGCCCGCGAGCTCGCGGCCGAGGACGAGGCCTTCGCCGAGGAGGTGCCGGGCCTCGAGGCGCAGGTCGCCGAGGCGCAGGAGCACCTGCGGCGCCTGCTGATCCCGCGCGATCCCGACGACGGGCGCGACGTGATCATGGAGATCAAGGGCGGCGAGGGCGGTGCGGAGAGCGCGCTGTTCGCGGCCGACCTGCTGCGCATGTACCTGCAGTACGCCGCCTCGAAGGGGTGGAAGACCGAGCTCCTGGAGCACGACGAGTCCGACCTCGGCGGCTACAAGAACGTGCAGGTCGCGATCAAGTCGAACGCCACCGACCCGTCGGAGGGCGTCTGGGCGCACCTGAAGTACGAGGGCGGCGTGCATCGCGTGCAGCGCGTGCCGGTCACCGAGGCGCAGGGCCGCATCCACACCTCGACCACGGGCGTGCTCGTGTTCCCCGAGGTGGACGAGCCCGAGGAGGTCGACCTCAACCAGAACGACCTCAAGATCGACGTCTACCGCTCGTCGGGCCCCGGCGGCCAGTCGGTGAACACGACCGACTCGGCGGTGCGCATCACGCACCTGCCGACCGGCATCGTCGTGTCGATGCAGAACGAGAAGTCGCAGCTGCAGAACCGCGAGGCGGCGATGCGCGTGCTGCGCGCGCGCCTGCTCGCGCGCCAGCAGGAGGAGCTCGCGGCCGCCGCGTCCGACGCGCGCAAGTCGCAGATCCGCTCGATGGACCGCTCCGAGCGCATCCGCACCTACAACTTCCCGGAGAACCGCATCGCCGACCACCGCACGGGGTACAAGGCGTACAACCTCGACCACGTCATGAACGGCGCGCTCGACCCGGTCATCGAGTCGGCCGTGCAGGCCGACGAGGAGGCCAGGCTCGCGCAGATCGGCGACGAGTCCTAG
- the epsC gene encoding serine O-acetyltransferase EpsC yields MKLVTRVREDLATARAHDPASRSAFEIFLAYSGVHAVWGHRVAHALWRRGFRLPARVLSQLNRFFTGIEIHPGATIGRRFFIDHGMGVVIGETAVLGDDVMLYHGVTLGGKAKRGAGRGTKRHPTLEDGVTVGAGAKLLGDITIGAGSTVGANAVVTHDAPAHSLVVGVPARARPLADATADAARGVHD; encoded by the coding sequence GTGAAGCTCGTCACCCGCGTCCGCGAGGACCTCGCCACCGCCCGCGCCCACGACCCCGCGTCGCGGAGCGCGTTCGAGATCTTCCTCGCCTACTCGGGCGTGCACGCCGTGTGGGGCCACCGGGTCGCGCACGCGCTCTGGCGCCGCGGATTCCGGCTGCCCGCGCGCGTGCTCTCCCAGCTCAACCGGTTCTTCACGGGCATCGAGATCCACCCCGGCGCCACCATCGGCCGTCGCTTCTTCATCGACCACGGCATGGGCGTCGTGATCGGCGAGACCGCGGTGCTCGGCGACGACGTGATGCTGTACCACGGGGTCACGCTGGGCGGGAAGGCGAAGCGCGGCGCGGGACGCGGCACCAAGCGGCACCCGACGCTCGAGGACGGCGTGACGGTGGGCGCGGGCGCGAAGCTGCTCGGCGACATCACGATCGGCGCGGGGTCCACGGTCGGCGCGAACGCCGTCGTCACGCACGACGCGCCCGCCCACTCGCTGGTGGTCGGCGTGCCGGCGCGGGCGCGACCGCTGGCCGATGCCACCGCCGACGCGGCCCGGGGCGTGCACGACTGA
- the cysK gene encoding cysteine synthase A — protein MGQVYGSITEAFGKTPLVRLNRVTDGAGAEVLGKLEFYNPSASVKDRLGIAIVDAAEASGELQPGGTIVEATSGNTGIALAMVGAARGYRVILTMPETMSIERRQLLKAYGAELVLTPGPVGVKGAVEKSVEIAEGIEGAVLARQFENEANPAIHRRTTAEEIWDDTDGGVDIFISGIGTGGTITGVGQVLKERKPGVQVIGVEPAESPILNGGSPAPQKIQGIGPNFIPPILDREVYDEIFDVNIDQAVAMARRLGMEEGILGGLSSGATVHAAVEVAKRPENAGKTIVVILASYGERYLSTVLYEGLLDAD, from the coding sequence ATGGGACAGGTCTACGGCAGCATCACCGAGGCGTTCGGGAAGACCCCGCTCGTGCGGCTCAACCGGGTCACCGACGGCGCCGGCGCCGAGGTGCTCGGCAAGCTCGAGTTCTACAACCCCTCCGCGAGCGTCAAGGACCGCCTGGGCATCGCCATCGTCGACGCGGCCGAGGCGTCGGGCGAGCTGCAGCCCGGCGGCACCATCGTCGAGGCGACCAGCGGCAACACGGGCATCGCCCTGGCCATGGTCGGCGCCGCACGCGGCTACCGCGTCATCCTCACCATGCCCGAGACCATGAGCATCGAGCGCCGCCAGCTGCTGAAGGCGTACGGCGCCGAGCTCGTGCTGACGCCCGGTCCGGTCGGCGTGAAGGGCGCGGTCGAGAAGTCGGTCGAGATCGCCGAGGGCATCGAGGGCGCCGTGCTCGCCCGGCAGTTCGAGAACGAGGCGAACCCCGCCATCCACCGCCGCACCACCGCCGAGGAGATCTGGGACGACACCGACGGCGGCGTCGACATCTTCATCTCCGGCATCGGCACGGGCGGCACCATCACCGGCGTCGGCCAGGTGCTCAAGGAGCGCAAGCCCGGCGTGCAGGTCATCGGCGTCGAGCCCGCCGAGTCGCCCATTCTGAACGGCGGCTCCCCCGCCCCGCAGAAGATCCAGGGCATCGGCCCGAACTTCATCCCGCCGATCCTCGACCGCGAGGTCTACGACGAGATCTTCGACGTGAACATCGACCAGGCGGTCGCCATGGCACGCCGACTCGGCATGGAGGAGGGGATCCTCGGCGGCCTCAGCTCGGGTGCCACGGTGCACGCGGCCGTCGAGGTCGCCAAGCGCCCGGAGAACGCGGGCAAGACCATCGTCGTGATCCTCGCCAGCTACGGCGAGCGGTACCTCTCGACGGTGCTCTACGAGGGCCTGCTGGACGCGGACTGA
- the prmC gene encoding peptide chain release factor N(5)-glutamine methyltransferase — MRAVRDDVVRRLLLAGIADAEVDADLLIGHVLGLGRGEVQARLVLGHELGGADAAALESLVVRRAAREPLQHLTGTAAFRSLELEVGPGVFVPRPETEQVVQHAIDALRAVAAPEPRAVDLGTGSGAIALAMATEVPHARVWAVENSPAAFRWARGNVRRAGATNLELVFGDLPSALTQLDGTLDVVASNPPYIPDDALPRDPEVRLHDPEAALYGGADGLDVVRGVSRTGRRLLRPGGLLVIEHGEQQSAAIAALLVADGWRAVAHHRDLTGRDRATTALR; from the coding sequence CTGCGCGCGGTGCGCGACGACGTCGTGCGCCGCCTGCTGCTCGCCGGCATCGCCGACGCGGAGGTCGACGCCGACCTGCTGATCGGCCACGTGCTGGGCCTCGGCCGCGGCGAGGTGCAGGCGCGCCTGGTGCTCGGCCACGAGCTGGGCGGGGCGGATGCCGCCGCGCTCGAGTCCCTCGTCGTGCGCCGCGCCGCGCGCGAACCGCTCCAGCACCTCACCGGCACGGCCGCATTCCGCTCGCTCGAGCTCGAGGTCGGTCCGGGGGTCTTCGTGCCCCGTCCCGAGACCGAGCAGGTCGTGCAGCACGCGATCGACGCGCTGCGCGCCGTCGCGGCGCCCGAGCCGCGTGCCGTCGACCTCGGCACCGGCAGCGGCGCGATCGCGCTCGCCATGGCGACCGAGGTGCCGCACGCCCGGGTCTGGGCCGTCGAGAACTCGCCGGCCGCGTTCCGCTGGGCGCGCGGCAACGTCCGTCGGGCCGGCGCCACCAACCTGGAGCTCGTGTTCGGCGACCTGCCGTCGGCGCTGACCCAGCTCGACGGCACGCTCGACGTGGTGGCCTCGAACCCGCCGTACATCCCCGACGACGCGCTGCCGCGCGACCCCGAGGTGCGCCTGCACGACCCGGAGGCGGCCCTCTACGGAGGGGCGGACGGGCTCGACGTGGTGCGCGGCGTCTCGCGCACCGGGCGGCGCCTGCTGCGGCCCGGCGGGCTGCTCGTGATCGAGCACGGCGAGCAGCAGTCCGCCGCGATCGCGGCACTGCTCGTCGCCGACGGATGGCGCGCCGTCGCGCACCACCGCGACCTCACCGGCCGCGACCGGGCGACCACCGCGCTGCGCTGA
- a CDS encoding HAD-IA family hydrolase, translating to MAAVLYLFDFDKTLYAYDFRERLPALARLTGTSEYHLAKTWWSGGHEAAAEAGDLGSADEYLDAFAAVTGARLTLAQWQEARAAAMTPIAESIAVLRRAAELGTVSLLSNNPIIFRDSLPVLAPEVHELLGGNDLVSAALGARKPERRAFTRACDRFGVPPERAFFVDDSGANVRGAADAGLEAFEFLPIGDEYNTDHLLEAVEAFAAG from the coding sequence GTGGCCGCCGTGCTGTACCTCTTCGACTTCGACAAGACGCTCTACGCCTACGACTTCCGCGAGCGCCTGCCGGCGCTGGCGCGCCTGACGGGCACGAGCGAGTACCACCTGGCGAAGACCTGGTGGTCCGGCGGGCACGAGGCCGCGGCCGAGGCCGGCGACCTCGGCTCGGCCGACGAGTACCTCGACGCGTTCGCCGCCGTCACCGGGGCGCGGCTCACGCTGGCGCAGTGGCAGGAGGCCCGCGCGGCGGCGATGACCCCGATCGCCGAGTCGATCGCCGTGCTGCGGCGCGCCGCCGAGCTCGGGACCGTGTCGCTCCTGTCGAACAACCCGATCATCTTCCGCGACTCGCTGCCGGTGCTCGCGCCCGAGGTGCACGAGCTTCTCGGCGGCAACGACCTCGTGTCGGCCGCGCTCGGTGCCCGCAAGCCCGAGCGACGCGCCTTCACGCGCGCGTGCGACCGCTTCGGCGTGCCACCCGAGCGCGCGTTCTTCGTGGACGACTCGGGTGCGAACGTCCGCGGGGCCGCGGACGCCGGCCTGGAGGCGTTCGAGTTCCTGCCCATCGGCGACGAGTACAACACCGACCACCTGCTCGAGGCCGTCGAGGCGTTCGCCGCGGGATGA